The Effusibacillus lacus genome contains a region encoding:
- the nrdR gene encoding transcriptional regulator NrdR — MRCPYCHHTDSRVLESRSSEDHSTIRRRRECPSCMKRFTTYEKIEMAPLLVVKKDNRREEFSRDKLLRGIMKACEKRPVAVEEVERLVEEVEREVRSEYDKEVPAEAVGEKVMEKLRDLDGVAYVRFASVYRQFRDVESFAQEVLNLLDGKKMGGKQ; from the coding sequence ATGCGCTGTCCATATTGTCACCATACCGATTCGCGGGTGCTGGAGTCCCGGTCGAGCGAAGATCACTCAACGATCCGCAGAAGGAGGGAATGCCCGTCTTGTATGAAGCGGTTCACCACCTACGAGAAGATCGAGATGGCGCCGCTTCTGGTTGTCAAGAAAGACAACAGGCGGGAAGAGTTCTCACGGGACAAGTTGCTTCGCGGCATCATGAAAGCTTGTGAGAAGAGGCCGGTTGCAGTCGAAGAGGTTGAACGACTCGTTGAGGAAGTGGAACGGGAGGTTCGCTCCGAGTATGACAAAGAGGTTCCGGCCGAAGCTGTTGGTGAGAAGGTGATGGAGAAGCTCCGCGATTTGGATGGAGTGGCGTATGTACGATTTGCAAGTGTATATCGTCAATTCCGCGACGTCGAGTCCTTTGCCCAGGAAGTCCTGAACCTGCTCGACGGCAAAAAGATGGGAGGAAAACAATGA